One segment of Phaeacidiphilus oryzae TH49 DNA contains the following:
- a CDS encoding fructosamine kinase family protein, whose translation MPEDRTRAAAAAAERLTGRAVSDPRPMPGGDGGSALTRVRLADGGAAVVKRGQAPRAVPAEAAGLRWLAEAGAPTPAVLGADEEWLVIEAVPEGSAGPAEAEELGRRLARTHAAGAPAFGSPPPGGPADAWIGRAPMRNREGRDWPAWYAEHRLLPYLRTAVDRGSIEPGAEAGAIEEVCSRLPRLAGPPEPPARLHGDLWSGNVLWAGAASGDARLIDPAAHGGHRETDLAMLRLFGCPQLDRILTAYQEETPLADGWAERVPLHQLFPLLVHAALFGGGYGGQAVAAARTALARG comes from the coding sequence ATGCCAGAGGACCGGACCAGAGCGGCCGCGGCGGCCGCGGAGCGGCTGACCGGAAGGGCCGTGTCGGACCCCCGGCCGATGCCGGGCGGGGACGGCGGCTCGGCCCTCACCCGGGTCCGGCTGGCGGACGGCGGGGCCGCGGTGGTGAAGCGCGGGCAGGCGCCCCGGGCGGTGCCCGCCGAGGCGGCCGGGCTGCGCTGGCTGGCCGAGGCCGGCGCCCCGACCCCCGCCGTCCTGGGCGCGGACGAGGAGTGGCTGGTCATCGAGGCGGTGCCGGAAGGCTCCGCCGGTCCGGCCGAGGCCGAGGAGCTGGGCCGCCGGCTGGCCCGGACCCATGCGGCCGGCGCCCCGGCCTTCGGCTCGCCGCCGCCCGGCGGCCCGGCGGACGCCTGGATCGGCCGGGCGCCGATGCGCAACCGCGAGGGCCGGGACTGGCCCGCCTGGTACGCAGAGCACCGCCTCCTCCCCTATCTCAGGACGGCCGTGGACCGGGGCTCGATCGAGCCGGGGGCCGAGGCGGGCGCGATCGAGGAGGTCTGCTCCCGCCTCCCCCGGCTGGCCGGTCCGCCCGAGCCGCCGGCCCGGCTGCACGGCGACCTGTGGAGCGGCAACGTCCTGTGGGCCGGCGCGGCCTCCGGCGACGCCCGGCTGATCGATCCGGCGGCGCACGGCGGGCACCGCGAGACCGACCTCGCCATGCTGCGCCTCTTCGGCTGCCCGCAGCTGGACCGGATCCTGACGGCCTATCAGGAGGAGACGCCACTGGCCGACGGATGGGCGGAGCGGGTGCCGCTGCACCAGCTCTTCCCGCTCCTGGTGCACGCGGCCCTCTTCGGCGGGGGTTACGGCGGCCAGGCGGTCGCGGCCGCGCGGACGGCGCTCGCGCGGGGCTGA
- a CDS encoding MFS transporter: MTIDEPAGDTGRGAGAGTGPVSAPASATATAAAATAAANADADGSGPDPADGQRPRLTRDQSRAFWGSFSGWAMDGFNWTIFGLVLAPTMAVLLPRSGIADTPAAVGWYGQISAAVFLLGWGFSFLWGPVADRFGRRPAMMASILMYGVFTALAGISTDLWEWNAFRFLAAVGVGGEWAMAGTLLAEALPERSRERFSGLMHSAAYLGVIVVSAIYLLFGTSLGWRGMFAVGAIPAIAVFFLRRTMPEPDKWEEKSAEARRRSFWEPAKEVFSPGYRSRTLGNLVLLVVCVIGLWAGSTYVPTAVSNLATQGGWTKGDIVRLAGLSSMTVAAFTVLGCFAVPRLAQRWGRRSALACMFGLMIVGTVGAYGIAYPMHSIAVTFCFLPLLGLGGASFAVFTLWLPEQYPTRMRATAFAFTTTFSRWVAAAGTFLIGYGIHATGSLTLPLTLTAVVFAVGILLVRLAPETRGETLPD, from the coding sequence ATGACCATCGACGAACCAGCCGGAGACACAGGCCGCGGCGCCGGGGCCGGCACCGGCCCGGTCTCGGCCCCGGCCTCTGCGACCGCCACCGCCGCCGCTGCCACCGCTGCCGCCAACGCCGACGCCGACGGCAGCGGTCCCGATCCGGCCGACGGGCAGCGCCCCCGGCTGACCCGGGATCAGTCCCGGGCGTTCTGGGGCTCGTTCAGCGGCTGGGCGATGGACGGCTTCAACTGGACGATCTTCGGCCTGGTGCTCGCCCCGACCATGGCCGTGCTGCTGCCGCGCTCCGGAATCGCCGACACCCCCGCCGCGGTCGGCTGGTACGGCCAGATCAGCGCCGCGGTCTTCCTCCTCGGCTGGGGCTTCTCCTTCCTCTGGGGGCCGGTCGCGGACCGGTTCGGCCGCAGGCCCGCGATGATGGCCTCCATCCTGATGTACGGCGTCTTCACCGCCCTCGCCGGGATCTCCACCGACCTGTGGGAGTGGAACGCCTTCCGCTTCCTGGCGGCGGTCGGCGTCGGCGGCGAGTGGGCGATGGCCGGGACGCTGCTCGCCGAGGCGCTGCCGGAGCGCTCCCGCGAGCGGTTCTCCGGGCTGATGCACTCCGCCGCCTACCTCGGCGTGATCGTGGTCTCCGCGATCTACCTCCTCTTCGGCACCTCGCTGGGCTGGCGCGGGATGTTCGCGGTCGGGGCGATCCCGGCGATCGCGGTCTTCTTCCTCCGCCGGACCATGCCGGAGCCGGACAAGTGGGAGGAGAAGAGCGCGGAGGCCCGCAGGCGCTCGTTCTGGGAGCCGGCCAAGGAGGTCTTCTCACCCGGCTACCGCTCCCGCACCCTCGGCAACCTGGTGCTGCTGGTGGTCTGCGTGATCGGCCTGTGGGCCGGCTCGACCTACGTCCCCACCGCCGTCAGCAACCTGGCCACCCAGGGCGGTTGGACCAAGGGCGACATCGTCCGGCTGGCCGGCCTCTCCTCGATGACGGTGGCCGCCTTCACCGTCCTCGGCTGCTTCGCGGTGCCCCGGCTCGCCCAGCGCTGGGGCCGCCGATCCGCGCTGGCCTGCATGTTCGGCCTGATGATCGTCGGTACCGTGGGCGCCTACGGGATCGCGTACCCGATGCACTCGATCGCGGTCACCTTCTGCTTCCTGCCGCTGCTCGGGCTCGGCGGCGCCAGCTTCGCGGTCTTCACGCTGTGGCTGCCCGAGCAGTACCCGACCCGGATGCGGGCCACCGCCTTCGCCTTCACCACCACCTTCTCCCGCTGGGTGGCGGCGGCCGGCACCTTCCTGATCGGCTACGGCATCCACGCCACCGGTTCGCTCACCCTGCCGCTCACCCTCACCGCGGTCGTCTTCGCGGTCGGCATCCTGCTGGTCCGCCTGGCCCCGGAGACCCGCGGCGAGACCCTGCCGGACTGA
- a CDS encoding glycoside hydrolase family 31 protein: MRRVPRTLHTLRIRRRLSAAGLLLLAAAVLPGVTPGPAAAAAGPAAAAAASAPSAPSATFRDAGSSLDLTVAAASGAPGYTLRIDRSPFRITTLRGGDAGPTVMATTAGQAGSSGPADFLTASGWATATAVRQARWADGVLDLTLATTAAGDTVDYRITPAADRYRTTWSIAGPAPATQVAAHYTTASAGHWYGQGETPNSYQPWPLDTGSVRDTSMAPAEYLMTEPFWFTQRGSGLWVDTHDVMDVSMNSLTPGVFGYALTGSSAMDATVFVERTARDVYQDYLGITGPPAQVRATKQEFAQPLWNTWAQFYTSVTEDGVLSYAQGLHDAGVPAQAIQVDDGWMTHYGDFAFNSKFPSPKTLSDRIHALGDKFGLWVTLWINNDADDYAYAAQHGYLLRSKSDPSKPCSVSWWNGTAGIVDLANPAARAWYTGQLTNLQQTYGVDGFKFDTRFFDESCAAYPGYSALDYLTLGAQLTSQFDQQGAGVRIHWTGSQKYGFVTRQVDKGTGWPYLRSAVAQNLAISTVGYPFIETDMIGGSLGQPPATKDVLVRWAQAASAMPLMYSSTSPLGVSNPYGSQSYDRQTVALYTAAVKLHERLAPYVQKQVARAERSGEPIMKPLFFDFPGDQAGYTVSDEWLLGDDLLAAPVLADSATRAVHLPPGRWYDTVHHRVLTGPADLPSFSADLDQTPLFVRLGTPDTGALISALAPAATRP; this comes from the coding sequence ATGCGCCGCGTCCCTCGTACCCTCCACACCCTCCGCATCCGACGCAGACTCTCCGCGGCCGGGCTGCTGCTCCTCGCCGCGGCCGTACTGCCGGGCGTCACCCCCGGCCCGGCGGCGGCCGCGGCCGGGCCGGCAGCGGCCGCCGCAGCCTCCGCGCCCTCCGCGCCCTCCGCGACCTTCCGGGACGCCGGGTCCTCCCTGGACCTCACCGTCGCGGCGGCCTCCGGCGCCCCCGGTTACACCCTCCGGATCGACCGGTCGCCGTTCCGGATCACCACCCTGCGCGGCGGCGACGCCGGGCCGACCGTCATGGCCACCACCGCCGGCCAGGCCGGCTCCTCCGGCCCGGCGGACTTCCTCACCGCCTCCGGCTGGGCCACCGCCACCGCCGTGCGGCAGGCGCGCTGGGCCGACGGCGTGTTGGACCTGACCCTCGCCACCACCGCCGCCGGCGACACCGTCGACTACCGGATCACCCCGGCCGCCGACCGCTACCGCACCACCTGGTCGATCGCCGGGCCGGCGCCCGCGACCCAGGTCGCCGCCCACTACACCACCGCCTCCGCCGGCCACTGGTACGGGCAGGGCGAGACGCCGAACAGCTACCAGCCCTGGCCGCTGGACACCGGCAGCGTCCGGGACACCTCGATGGCCCCGGCCGAGTACCTGATGACCGAGCCGTTCTGGTTCACCCAGCGCGGCAGCGGGCTGTGGGTCGACACCCACGACGTCATGGACGTCTCGATGAACTCGCTCACCCCCGGCGTCTTCGGCTACGCCCTCACCGGCAGCTCCGCGATGGACGCCACCGTCTTCGTCGAGCGCACCGCCCGCGACGTCTACCAGGACTACCTGGGCATCACCGGCCCGCCCGCCCAGGTCCGGGCCACCAAGCAGGAGTTCGCCCAGCCGCTGTGGAACACCTGGGCGCAGTTCTACACCTCGGTCACCGAGGACGGCGTCCTCTCCTACGCCCAGGGCCTCCACGACGCCGGCGTCCCGGCCCAGGCGATCCAGGTGGACGACGGCTGGATGACCCACTACGGGGACTTCGCCTTCAACAGCAAGTTCCCCAGCCCGAAGACCCTCTCCGACCGGATCCACGCGCTGGGCGACAAGTTCGGCCTGTGGGTGACCCTGTGGATCAACAACGACGCGGACGACTACGCCTACGCCGCCCAGCACGGCTATCTGCTGCGGTCCAAGTCCGACCCGTCCAAGCCCTGCTCGGTGAGCTGGTGGAACGGCACCGCCGGGATCGTCGACCTGGCCAACCCGGCCGCCCGGGCCTGGTACACCGGGCAGTTGACGAACCTTCAGCAGACCTACGGCGTCGACGGGTTCAAGTTCGACACCCGGTTCTTCGACGAGTCCTGCGCCGCCTACCCCGGCTACTCCGCGCTGGACTACCTCACCCTGGGCGCACAGCTCACCTCGCAGTTCGACCAGCAGGGCGCGGGGGTGCGGATCCACTGGACCGGCTCGCAGAAGTACGGCTTCGTCACCCGCCAGGTGGACAAGGGCACCGGCTGGCCGTACCTCCGCTCGGCGGTCGCGCAGAACCTGGCGATCTCCACCGTCGGCTACCCGTTCATCGAGACCGACATGATCGGCGGCTCGCTCGGCCAGCCGCCCGCCACCAAGGACGTCCTGGTCCGCTGGGCGCAGGCGGCCTCGGCGATGCCGCTGATGTACTCCTCCACCTCGCCGCTTGGGGTCAGCAACCCGTACGGGAGCCAGTCCTACGACCGCCAGACGGTGGCGCTGTACACGGCGGCGGTCAAGCTCCACGAGCGGCTGGCGCCGTATGTGCAGAAGCAGGTGGCGCGGGCGGAGAGGAGCGGTGAGCCGATCATGAAGCCGCTCTTCTTCGACTTCCCGGGCGACCAGGCCGGCTACACCGTCAGCGACGAGTGGCTGCTCGGCGACGACCTGCTGGCCGCCCCGGTCCTCGCGGACTCGGCCACCCGCGCCGTCCACCTCCCGCCGGGCCGCTGGTACGACACGGTCCACCACCGGGTGCTGACCGGACCGGCCGACCTCCCGTCCTTCTCCGCCGATCTGGACCAGACCCCGCTCTTCGTCCGGCTCGGCACCCCGGACACCGGCGCGCTGATCTCCGCGCTCGCCCCCGCCGCCACCCGGCCCTGA
- a CDS encoding trypsin-like peptidase domain-containing protein, with amino-acid sequence MSEVDRRCQARILGPDGRRVVGGGLLYRPDAVVTCAHVVGPEPVPVLVDFPFLPEVPPVTAEVSSWHPLTPEGRGDVAVLSLSATPPGAAPPPLGDPDAGAGSGAGAGYRVYGFPAGYPDGLWARGTVSGRTAGGLLQLDGRTGQGARLARGFSGSPVWDEEQEAVIGIVAAVERDPATALGFALPVGTPPGAWPAPARAPLPATRLTVRAPDGTVIRVVPLSHQPDGTGELWVGRETPAGARPPIAVPDRERVVSRFHCLLVCVRGRWHVEPAPDTVGTFLRRSGQRGGPDRIDGRTQLWHGDAVWLRADRSPAGTGRHRYWSLEFADDQSTWRPAPRDAGSGAESRS; translated from the coding sequence ATGAGCGAGGTTGATCGCCGCTGCCAGGCGCGCATCCTCGGGCCCGACGGCCGGCGGGTGGTCGGCGGAGGACTGCTGTACCGCCCCGACGCGGTGGTGACCTGCGCGCACGTGGTGGGCCCCGAGCCGGTGCCGGTGCTGGTGGACTTCCCCTTCCTGCCGGAGGTACCGCCGGTCACCGCCGAGGTGTCCTCCTGGCATCCGCTCACCCCGGAGGGGCGCGGCGACGTCGCCGTCCTCTCGCTGTCCGCCACCCCGCCCGGCGCGGCACCGCCCCCGCTCGGCGATCCGGACGCCGGCGCGGGTTCCGGCGCCGGCGCCGGCTACCGGGTGTACGGCTTTCCGGCCGGATACCCGGACGGCCTCTGGGCCCGCGGCACCGTCAGCGGGCGGACCGCCGGCGGCCTCCTCCAACTGGACGGGCGGACCGGCCAGGGCGCCCGGCTCGCCCGGGGCTTCAGCGGCTCCCCGGTGTGGGACGAGGAGCAGGAGGCGGTGATCGGCATCGTCGCCGCCGTGGAGCGGGATCCGGCCACCGCGCTCGGCTTCGCCCTCCCGGTCGGCACCCCGCCGGGTGCCTGGCCAGCGCCCGCCCGGGCCCCGCTGCCCGCGACCCGGTTGACCGTGCGGGCGCCGGACGGCACGGTGATCCGCGTCGTGCCGCTCAGCCACCAGCCGGACGGGACGGGCGAGTTGTGGGTCGGCCGGGAGACCCCGGCCGGGGCCCGGCCGCCGATCGCCGTGCCGGACCGGGAGCGGGTGGTGAGCCGCTTCCACTGCCTGCTGGTCTGCGTACGCGGCCGCTGGCATGTCGAGCCGGCCCCGGACACCGTCGGCACCTTCCTCCGCCGCTCCGGGCAGCGCGGCGGGCCGGACCGGATCGACGGGCGAACGCAGCTGTGGCACGGGGACGCGGTGTGGCTGCGCGCCGACCGCTCGCCGGCCGGCACCGGGCGGCACCGGTACTGGTCCCTGGAGTTCGCCGACGACCAATCGACCTGGCGGCCGGCGCCCCGGGACGCCGGTTCGGGAGCGGAGAGCCGGAGTTGA
- a CDS encoding Ig domain-containing protein: MQSFGRSSPWSGARAEGESVPLELRFIDLLMIVIAALLLVAVLLSVVSAHLPAHSGSGAVARPPLRVATAQLPDATAGRSYTLTLAATGGDGTDRWTAAGPLPAGLRLDGSGVLSGTPSAAGGTSFRVTVADGTGASSTRTLALRVAAAPAAATGPRAAPAHHGTGISWWVALLLSLLALRGLYGVYRWIKWMRLPPGTYTVTKR, from the coding sequence ATGCAGAGCTTCGGACGGTCGTCACCCTGGAGCGGGGCGCGCGCAGAGGGCGAGAGCGTCCCGCTGGAGCTCCGGTTCATCGACCTGCTGATGATCGTCATCGCGGCACTGCTGCTGGTCGCCGTGCTGCTCAGCGTGGTCAGCGCGCATCTGCCGGCGCACAGCGGCAGCGGGGCGGTCGCCCGGCCCCCGCTGCGGGTGGCCACGGCTCAGCTGCCGGACGCCACCGCCGGACGGTCGTACACCCTGACCCTCGCGGCCACCGGCGGGGACGGCACCGACCGCTGGACCGCCGCCGGGCCACTGCCGGCCGGGCTGCGGCTGGACGGCTCGGGGGTGCTCTCCGGAACGCCCTCGGCGGCCGGCGGCACCTCGTTCCGGGTCACCGTCGCCGACGGCACCGGCGCCTCCTCGACCCGGACGCTCGCCCTGCGGGTGGCCGCCGCCCCGGCGGCGGCTACCGGGCCGCGCGCGGCGCCGGCCCACCACGGCACCGGGATCAGCTGGTGGGTGGCACTGCTACTGTCCCTGCTGGCACTGCGCGGTCTGTATGGGGTGTACCGATGGATCAAGTGGATGCGGCTGCCGCCGGGTACGTACACGGTGACCAAGCGCTAG